The following coding sequences lie in one Musa acuminata AAA Group cultivar baxijiao chromosome BXJ3-1, Cavendish_Baxijiao_AAA, whole genome shotgun sequence genomic window:
- the LOC135629560 gene encoding probable phosphoribosylformylglycinamidine synthase, chloroplastic/mitochondrial has product MVVLGDTTATGFLRLQASSIPAGRRGSNGVLWRTYHRRMRCHVTRCSFDRRQLPGLATGRGLMPRSPLLLNPRAVRSKGLQDPVVEEPDALGLAPEIMHFYRRPLLQESAVAELLRQVQIRVSADIVDIETEQCFNVGLNGMLSGEQLRILKWLLQETFEPENLQAESFLEKEASKNVGAMIVEVGPRMSFTTAWSTNAVSICQACSLAEVTRMERSRRYLLRVRTGSKPLDESQINDFAAIVHDRMTECVYSKRLVTFHSSAVPEPVTVIPVIERGREALEEINLKMGLAFDEQDIQYYTRLFRDDIKRNPTTVELFDIAQSNSEHSRHWFFNGKLIIDGEPMSKTLMQTVKSTLKANPKNSVIGFKDNSSAIKGFPVTQLRPAAPGLTSPLCNLTCELDVLFTAETHNFPCAVAPYPGAETGAGGRIRDTHATGRGSFVVASTAGYCVGNLHIEGAYAPWEDPSFTYPSNLASPLHILIDASDGASDYGNKFGEPLIQGYMRTFGMRLPSGERREWLKPIMFSAGIGQIDHSHISKGEPEVGMLVVKIGGPAYRIGMGGGAASSMVSGQNDAELDFNAVQRGDAEMAQKLYRVVRACAEMGDKNPIISIHDQGAGGNCNVVKEIIYPEGAEIDIRSIVVGDHTMSVLEIWGAEYQEQDALLIKPESRSLLESVCKRERVSMAVIGTISGSGRIMLIDSSAVEHCQINGLPPPPPVENLELEKVLGDMPQKSFEFKRVTPVVEPLDIAPGTTLMDCLKRILKLPSVCSKRFLTTKVDRCVTGLVAQQQTVGPLQLPLSDVAVISQTYTDLTGGACAIGEQPIKGLLNPKSMARLAVGEALTNLVWAKVTSLGDVKASGNWMYAAKLDGEGAAMYDAAVALSESMIQLGIAIDGGKDSLSMAAHASGELVKAPGNLVISTYVTCPDITLTVTPDLKLGDDGVLLHIDLAKGLRRLGGSALAQVFDQVGDGCPDLDDVLYLKIVFETVQELLSERLISAGHDISDGGIIVCILEMAFAGNCGVQLNLSSKGHNLLQELFAEELGLVLEVSLQNINKVEKRLEAAGISGEIIGNVTASPTIELSVDGINQLKEETSYLRDLWEETSFQLEGLQRLASCVKLEKEGLKSRHVPLWRLSFAPRFTDEKLMSATLKPKVAVIREEGSNGDREMSAAFYAAGFEPWDITMSDLLHGQISLNDFNGIVFVGGFSYADVLDSAKGWSATIRFNQPLLQQFQDFYNRPDTFSLGVCNGCQLMALLGWVPGASVGGSLGNGGDMSQPRFIHNESGRFECRFTSVTIGESPAIMFKGMEGSTLGVWAAHGEGRAYFPDDGILNNVLKSRLAPLRYCDDDGSITEIYPFNPNGSPLGVAALCSPDGRHLAMMPHPERCFMMWQFPWYPKEWDVEKRGPSPWLRMFQNAREWCS; this is encoded by the exons ATGGTGGTTCTCGGGGACACGACAGCGACCGGGTTCCTCCGCCTCCAAGCTTCCTCAATTCCTGCG GGAAGGCGAGGATCTAATGGTGTTCTTTGGCGCACGTATCATCGTCGTATGAGGTGCCATGTGACTCGATGCAGTTTTGATCGTCGGCAGCTCCCTGGATTGGCCACTGGCAGAGGCTTGATGCCAAGGTCACCGCTTTTGTTGAATCCGAGAGCTGTTCGGTCAAAGGGCTTACAGGACCCGGTAGTGGAGGAACCTGATGCATTGGGACTGGCCCCCGAGATCATGCACTTCTACCGTCGCCCTCTGCTTCAGGAAAGTGCTGTGGCGGAGCTGCTGAGGCAGGTTCAAATAAGGGTTTCTGCTGACATCGTGGACATAGAAACTGAGCAGTGCTTCAACGTAGGTCTGAATGGTATGCTGTCAGGCGAGCAGCTCAGAATACTTAAGTGGCTTCTTCAAGAAACATTTGAGCCTGAGAACTTGCAGGCAGAGAGCTTCCTGGAAAAAGAGGCTTCAAAGAATGTTGGTGCCATGATCGTTGAGGTTGGACCTCGCATGTCCTTTACCACAGCCTGGTCAACGAATGCTGTATCGATCTGCCAGGCTTGCTCTTTGGCAGAAGTGACTCGGATGGAGAGGTCAAGAAGATATCTTCTGCGTGTTAGGACAGGAAGCAAGCCACTGGATGAGAGCCAAATTAATGATTTTGCAGCCATTGTTCATGATAGAATGACAGAGTGTGTTTATTCAAAAAGACTAGTGACATTCCACTCTAGTGCTGTACCAGAGCCTGTTACGGTAATTCCAGTTATCGAGAGGGGGAGGGAGGCATTGGAAGAAATTAATTTGAAGATGGGACTTGCTTTCGATGAGCAAGATATTCAGTACTACACCCGCCTTTTTAGAGATGACATCAAACGGAATCCAACTACCGTTGAGCTCTTTGACATTGCTCAATCGAACAGTGAGCATAGCAGGCACTGGTTCTTTAATGGGAAACTCATTATAGATGGTGAGCCAATGAGCAAAACATTAATGCAGACTGTGAAGAGCACTTTGAAGGCAAACCCAAAGAATTCTGTTATTGGATTCAAGGACAACTCAAGCGCAATAAAGGGATTTCCAGTAACCCAATTGCGTCCAGCCGCACCTGGCTTGACATCTCCACTATGCAATTTAACGTGTGAGCTTGATGTATTATTTACTGCAGAGACTCATAACTTTCCTTGTGCTGTGGCTCCTTACCCTGGGGCAGAAACAGGTGCTGGAGGCCGCATAAGGGACACACATGCCACAGGAAGGGGATCCTTTGTTGTTGCTTCCACGGCTGGCTATTGTGTTGGCAACCTTCATATTGAAGGGGCCTATGCTCCATGGGAAGATCCATCCTTCACATACCCATCAAATTTGGCTTCTCCTCTGCATATTTTAATTGATGCAAGTGATGGAGCATCTGACTATGGCAACAAGTTCGGAGAGCCTCTGATTCAGGGCTACATGAGGACTTTCGGGATGAGACTTCCAAGCGGTGAGCGGCGTGAATGGCTGAAACCTATTATGTTCAGTGCAGGAATTGGACAGATTGATCATTCACACATATCAAAGGGAGAGCCAGAAGTGGGCATGCTTGTTGTCAAGATTGGAGGTCCAGCTTATCGGATTGGAATGGGAGGTGGCGCGGCCTCGAGCATGGTCAGCGGGCAGAATGATGCAGAGCTAGATTTTAATGCGGTGCAGCGAGGAGATGCTGAAATGGCACAGAAGCTATACCGTGTAGTCCGTGCTTGTGCTGAAATGGGAGACAAAAATCCTATCATTAGCATCCATGATCAGGGAGCTGGGGGAAATTGTAACGTTGTGAAAGAAATTATCTACCCTGAAGGAGCTGAAATTGACATTCGCTCTATAGTAGTCGGTGATCATACCATGTCAGTTTTAGAGATTTGGGGTGCAGAGTACCAAGAACAGGATGCACTGTTAATAAAACCTGAGAGTCGGAGCTTGTTGGAGTCTGTATGTAAGAGGGAAAGGGTCTCCATGGCTGTTATCGGTACCATCAGCGGTAGTGGGCGAATCATGTTGATAGACAGCTCAGCTGTTGAGCATTGCCAGATAAATGGACTCCCTCCCCCACCTCCTGTTGAGAATCTTGAGCTTGaaaaggtgcttggagacatgccCCAAAAAAGCTTTGAGTTCAAGCGGGTAACACCTGTGGTTGAGCCGCTTGATATTGCCCCTGGCACTACATTAATGGATTGCCTGAAAAGGATCTTGAAATTACCTTCAGTTTGTTCTAAACGGTTTTTAACAACAAAAGTTGACAGGTGTGTGACTGGACTTGTGGCGCAACAGCAGACTGTGGGTCCCCTCCAACTTCCTCTTTCTGATGTTGCTGTTATCTCTCAGACATACACAGACCTGACTGGTGGTGCTTGTGCAATAGGTGAGCAGCCAATAAAGGGTTTATTAAACCCAAAATCTATGGCAAGGTTGGCTGTTGGGGAAGCATTGACAAATTTAGTCTGGGCGAAGGTTACATCCCTTGGAGATGTGAAGGCTAGCGGTAACTGGATGTATGCTGCCAAGCTAGATGGAGAAGGAGCAGCCATGTATGATGCTGCTGTGGCTCTGTCAGAATCCATGATTCAACTAGGTATAGCCATTGATGGGGGAAAGGATAGTCTTTCTATGGCAGCACATGCTTCCGGTGAGCTTGTTAAGGCTCCCGGTAACCTGGTCATCAGCACATATGTGACTTGCCCTGATATAACACTGACTGTGACTCCTGACTTGAAACTTGGAGATGATGGCGTTCTTCTACACATTGATCTAGCGAAAGGACTTCGTCGTTTAGGTGGTTCTGCACTTGCCCAGGTGTTTGACCAAGTTGGTGATGGGTGCCCTGACCTTGATGATGTTCTATACCTGAAAATTGTGTTTGAGACTGTTCAGGAGCTACTAAGTGAACGACTAATTTCTGCCGGCCATGACATCAGTGATGGTGGGATTATTGTTTGTATTCttgagatggcatttgctggtaACTGTGGTGTGCAGTTGAACTTGAGTTCCAAGGGCCATAACCTTCTCCAAGAACTGTTTGCAGAAGAGCTAGGTCTCGTTCTTGAGGTCAGCTTGCAGAACATTAACAAAGTTGAGAAAAGGCTTGAAGCAGCTGGGATCTCTGGGGAGATAATTGGAAATGTTACTGCATCACCAACCATAGAGTTGTCTGTTGATGGGATTAACCAACTAAAGGAAGAGACATCCTACCTTAGGGACTTGTGGGAGGAGACAAGTTTTCAGCTGGAGGGTCTTCAAAGGCTGGCTTCTTGTGTCAAATTGGAGAAGGAAGGCTTGAAGAGTAGACACGTACCTTTGTGGAGATTATCCTTTGCTCCGAGGTTCACTGATGAAAAGCTGATGTCTGCTACCTTGAAACCCAAGGTAGCTGTCATTCGAGAGGAAGGGAGCAATGGTGATAGAGAAATGTCAGCTGCATTCTATGCTGCTGGATTTGAACCTTGGGACATCACCATGTCGGACCTTTTGCATGGACAAATTTCTTTAAATGATTTCAATGGAATTGTATTTGTTGGTGGATTTAGTTATGCCGATGTGCTGGATTCAGCAAAAGGTTGGTCAGCAACAATAAGGTTTAATCAGCCTCTTCTACAACAATTTCAAGATTTCTACAATCGTCCAGACACTTTCAGCCTTGGTGTTTGCAATGGGTGTCAGCTCATGGCTCTTCTTGGATGGGTGCCTGGTGCCAGTGTTGGTGGTTCCCTTGGTAATGGTGGAGATATGTCACAACCTAGGTTCATTCACAACGAATCTGGTCGCTTTGAGTGCCGCTTTACAAGTGTAACGATTGGAGAATCTCCAGCCATAATGTTCAAAGGAATGGAGGGCAGTACATTGGGTGTTTGGGCTGCTCATGGTGAGGGAAGAGCGTACTTCCCCGATGATGGCATTCTAAATAATGTTCTTAAGTCTAGATTGGCCCCTCTACGGTATTGCGATGATGATGGCAGCATAACCGAGATTTATCCTTTCAACCCAAATGGTTCTCCGCTGGGGGTTGCTGCTCTTTGTTCTCCTGATGGAAGGCACCTCGCCATGATGCCACATCCAGAACGATGCTTCATGATGTGGCAATTCCCGTGGTATCCGAAGGAATGGGATGTCGAAAAGAGAGGGCCAAGTCCATGGTTACGCATGTTTCAGAATGCTCGCGAATGGTGTTCTTGA